One window from the genome of Candidatus Manganitrophaceae bacterium encodes:
- a CDS encoding PBP1A family penicillin-binding protein, giving the protein MKKKRKSRLLRIFLLLSVLFIFCSVLYVAYLDQQVIKKFEGQRWKLPSKIYSSPFLLSHGLNIEKGGVVSRLKRLNYHPVKRPVRKSGEYYLTEGVLEIYLHEFAYPDRLQQGVPISLSLSGKEIDRLVDLSLAEDLEQVPIEPEVIGGFYEGTWEERSLVRLSEVPPVLIDAIVAMEDHRFYEHGGIDPRGILRAAWANLRARSIVQGGSTLTQQLVKNFYLDGERTMNRKVNEAIMSLLLERHYSKEEILETYLNEIYLGQNGIMGIYGVGQGSWFYFGKPPHEMTVGESALLAGMIRSPNSLSPMKNLKKAIQRRNLVLESLFAAQKISLRQYIQARAEAVSGRRVKERLNAAPYFVDEIRQRLAAAYPGDLLNSGGLRIFTALDVDLQKVAEEKLRDGLQALERQYPHLKRGEPERQLQGALVAVDPRTGEIRALVGGRDYGTSQFNRVTQARRQPGSLFKPFVYLAAFEQAANGREPYTPISQVEDAPITLQAGGRDWSPQNYDKNYLGPVTLRAALERSLNAATVRLSQQVGIEKIVGTARALGVTSPLKELPSLALGTSEVSPLEMAVAYAALANQGVKREPLFVEGISDPANLRVDAADTNEAEGVPPSAGVSPQAAFLVTHLMKGVIESGTGQGVRKLGFDRPAAAKTGTTSDERDAWFAGYTPDLVTVVWVGFDQNDPVELTGAAAALPIWTAFMKEAVAAKRPTDFIPPTGIVFKRVNENGKLCSSGREEAFIEGTEPTESCERGILRWFEKLFF; this is encoded by the coding sequence ATGAAGAAGAAGCGAAAAAGTCGACTCCTCCGAATCTTTCTCCTCCTTTCCGTCTTGTTTATTTTCTGTTCCGTCCTCTATGTCGCCTACCTCGATCAACAGGTGATCAAAAAATTCGAGGGACAGCGATGGAAGCTCCCCTCGAAGATTTACTCCTCCCCTTTCCTCCTCTCCCACGGCCTCAACATCGAAAAGGGGGGGGTCGTCTCTCGCCTCAAACGATTGAACTACCACCCCGTGAAGCGGCCGGTCCGAAAATCGGGTGAATATTACCTCACCGAAGGGGTTCTCGAGATCTACCTTCACGAATTTGCTTATCCCGACCGCCTGCAGCAAGGGGTCCCGATCAGCCTCTCTCTTTCGGGGAAGGAGATTGACCGGCTCGTCGATCTCTCCTTGGCGGAAGATTTAGAGCAGGTCCCGATCGAGCCGGAGGTGATCGGCGGGTTTTACGAGGGAACCTGGGAGGAGCGGAGCCTCGTCCGACTGTCGGAAGTTCCGCCGGTTTTGATCGATGCGATCGTCGCGATGGAAGACCACCGCTTCTACGAGCATGGCGGGATCGACCCGCGCGGCATCCTGCGCGCCGCCTGGGCCAACCTGCGCGCCCGCTCGATCGTTCAGGGAGGAAGCACGCTGACCCAGCAGCTCGTGAAGAATTTTTATCTCGACGGCGAGCGGACGATGAATCGGAAGGTCAACGAGGCGATCATGTCGCTCCTGCTGGAGCGGCATTATAGCAAAGAAGAGATCCTCGAGACCTATCTCAATGAAATTTATCTCGGTCAAAACGGGATCATGGGAATTTATGGCGTCGGTCAGGGATCGTGGTTCTACTTCGGCAAACCGCCCCACGAGATGACGGTCGGGGAATCGGCCCTCCTCGCCGGGATGATCCGCTCGCCGAATTCCCTCTCCCCGATGAAGAACCTCAAAAAGGCGATCCAACGCCGCAATCTTGTCTTGGAATCGCTCTTCGCCGCGCAGAAGATCTCGCTGCGTCAATATATCCAGGCGCGCGCCGAAGCGGTGTCGGGCCGCCGGGTGAAAGAGCGGCTGAACGCCGCCCCTTATTTTGTCGATGAGATCCGCCAGCGGCTGGCAGCGGCTTATCCGGGAGATCTATTAAATTCGGGCGGACTTCGGATCTTCACCGCGCTTGATGTCGACCTGCAAAAAGTCGCCGAGGAGAAGCTGCGCGATGGGCTTCAGGCGCTGGAGCGGCAATATCCCCATCTGAAGCGGGGCGAGCCGGAGAGGCAGCTTCAGGGAGCTTTGGTGGCGGTCGACCCACGAACCGGAGAGATCCGCGCACTCGTCGGCGGCCGCGATTACGGCACGAGTCAATTTAATCGGGTCACCCAGGCGCGGCGGCAGCCGGGGTCGCTCTTCAAGCCGTTCGTTTATCTCGCCGCCTTCGAACAGGCGGCCAATGGGCGGGAGCCATACACCCCGATCAGCCAGGTGGAAGATGCCCCGATTACCCTCCAGGCGGGAGGGCGGGATTGGTCGCCGCAGAACTATGACAAAAATTATCTCGGGCCGGTGACCCTCCGCGCCGCGCTGGAGCGCTCGCTCAATGCGGCGACCGTTCGGCTCTCTCAACAGGTCGGCATCGAGAAGATCGTCGGCACCGCCCGGGCGCTCGGCGTGACGAGCCCCTTGAAAGAGCTCCCCTCTCTGGCGTTGGGAACTTCCGAAGTCTCTCCCCTGGAGATGGCGGTCGCCTATGCCGCCCTGGCCAATCAAGGGGTTAAGCGGGAGCCGCTCTTCGTGGAAGGAATCAGCGACCCGGCGAACCTCCGTGTCGATGCTGCCGATACCAACGAGGCGGAAGGGGTGCCGCCGTCGGCGGGGGTGTCGCCGCAGGCGGCGTTTTTGGTGACCCATTTGATGAAGGGGGTCATCGAATCGGGGACCGGACAGGGGGTCCGGAAACTCGGCTTCGACCGGCCGGCCGCCGCAAAAACCGGGACGACCAGCGATGAACGCGATGCCTGGTTTGCCGGCTATACGCCCGATCTGGTCACCGTGGTTTGGGTGGGGTTCGATCAGAACGATCCGGTCGAGCTGACCGGGGCCGCCGCGGCACTCCCGATCTGGACCGCCTTTATGAAGGAGGCGGTGGCCGCCAAGCGGCCGACCGACTTTATCCCTCCGACCGGAATCGTCTTCAAACGGGTGAATGAAAATGGAAAACTTTGCAGCAGCGGGCGGGAAGAGGCGTTCATCGAGGGGACGGAGCCGACCGAATCGTGTGAAAGGGGAATCCTGAGATGGTTCGAAAAGCTCTTCTTTTAA